A DNA window from Drosophila pseudoobscura strain MV-25-SWS-2005 chromosome 2, UCI_Dpse_MV25, whole genome shotgun sequence contains the following coding sequences:
- the LOC4800979 gene encoding uncharacterized protein codes for MIYKTSAGKVTILYSCLVEDIRVYFLKENEMSEWSNLQHVPRAVFICCCFFLLLSIPAAANYQGEPQETMKDGHHRQETDTWRRRLDDVVGDSRMIHTQRLYAAYRDRLRRNQEIKERDSEDSLQSAQYVGRLDTTKSKEEEEEPVDAKKPVGMLILKMDNAPSQLEASVNTTSKAAHKEESEDQPNRIYIEEAAQQPVTVPASNRNPESSSKSLKESLTKSGMHGLSALTELLNVIDRLKESDIVSDLAKKISDEMEHRLWSNSSLFADSLHGPFGLASDERLNELLDEVDPQRTATRFKHILKNLKKRRLTDHPGGLYDDYQKIFSQALGDQKYPRQYPARSKVEVPMEDDYMRRTIGFNPCRCDNSRPAMLAADQGQVQAKKQFKQKVADKLPSRENNYMKSLETFLKMNKENQFNGGLKPYYLPKSKNRQLIWNEVPLIRPGLSPEAHKLKAESAKKTHLRNEIQKLKAQDSRDFKARPKTHPAPAKDLAPGLHRHDIIDGLSAIKQSPFNNLFDEYQRQMERLRQSFQYEQPDHPAFKRFAVNNLYPVQPLTPVPFPEALIHRGGMGSAPQMGGNMINNMASQMNISPLEMAQRIVGSNGSPASGQGQGSNSMGSDGRMGFPSGYDSFQGQSGNQISNGHVPYHKSSKLATQETPPQDPPAQEPPTQKPSKNVSSTQDPANIAPVLEKILQRLETMQKGKCGNETVAEEDFKDLPCCFTDPADGTPCDISGSWESLVLGVRINIRTPKNKKLFATTEEKKQTCINPKHGKSRRQCVKINQSQLKEKADTKKEELLHSGLMINVSVQETVPPRAHVLLENITDWDFSGHALRTMGGPVSLSFRKQKSNLVGNFVGYCRTCGCVDTIFGSWTFCQPSRDCQDITMSIVDRRDLLRRYSLDEKRMNRYKEQLYLGSKFAQKERERMEAEIGNYEKPTPPPQLQQGDLPCGYL; via the exons ATGATATACAAAACTAGCGCTGGGAAAGTAACAATTCTCTACTCCTGCTTGGTGGAGGACATTCgcgtatattttttaaaagaaaatgaGATGTCTGAATGGAGTAACCTGCAGCACGTACCTCGGGCTGTTTttatctgttgctgtttcttcctTCTACTGTCAATCCCCGCTGCAGCAAACTACCAAGGTGAGCCCCAGGAAACAATGAAAGATGGACATCATCGACAGGAGACCGACACATGGAGAAGAAGGTTGGACGATGTGGTCGGTGATAGTCGGATGATACATACACAGCGCCTCTACGCTGCCTATCGGGATCGGCTGAGGCGCAATCAAGAGATCAAGGAAAGGGACAGCGAGGATTCACTACAGTCAGCCCAGTACGTTGGCCGGCTGGACACTACCAAGTCaaaggaagaagaggaagaaccCGTCGATGCGAAGAAGCCCGTTGGGATGCTAATACTGAAGATGGACAACGCGCCCAGTCAATTGGAGGCATCCGTTAATACAACATCAAAGGCGGCTCATAAAGAGGAATCAGAAGACCAACCAAATCGGATATACATCGAAGAGGCCGCGCAGCAGCCAGTGACGGTCCCAGCCTCAAACCGAAACCCAGAGTCCTCTTCCAAATCCTTGAAGGAGTCCTTAACCAAGTCCGGTATGCATGGGCTCAGTGCCTTGACAGAGTTATTGAATGTTATCGACCGCCTCAAGGAGAGTGATATCGTAAGCGATCTCGCAAAAAAGATCAGCGATGAAATGGAGCACCGCCTGTGGAGTAACAGCTCCCTGTTCGCCGACTCACTGCATGGCCCGTTTGGTCTGGCCTCAGATGAACGTCTCAATGAGCTGCTCGATGAAGTGGATCCCCAGAGGACCGCTACTAGGTTCAAGCACATCCTGAAAAACTTAAAGAAGCGACGACTGACTGACCATCCGGGGGGCCTCTATGACGACTACCAAAAAATATTCTCCCAAGCGCTCGGCGATCAGAAGTATCCTCGTCAGTACCCCGCGCGCAGTAAAGTGGAAGTCCCCATGGAAGATGACTATATGCGTAGAACGATTGGGTTCAACCCATGTCGATGTGACAACTCAAGGCCGGCAATGCTGGCAGCCGATCAGGGGCAAGTGCAGGCCAAGAAACAGTTCAAGCAGAAGGTCGCGGATAAATTACCGTCTCGGGAAAACAACTACATGAAATCCTTGGAGACATTCCTCAAGATGAACAAGGAGAATCAGTTTAACGGCGGCCTCAAGCCGTACTACTTGCCGAAATCGAAGAACCGACAGCTCATCTGGAACGAGGTGCCACTGATCAGGCCGGGACTGAGCCCAGAAGCCCACAAACTGAAAGCGGAAAGCGCAAAGAAAACGCATCTTCGCAATGAAATACAAAAACTCAAAGCACAAGACAGCCGTGACTTTAAGGCCAGACCTAAAACGCATCCTGCCCCAGCGAAAGACCTGGCTCCTGGTCTGCATCGCCATGATATTATAGATGGCTTGAGCGCCATTAAACAGTCGCCGTTCAACAACCTCTTCGATGAGTACCAAAGGCAAATGgagaggctgaggcagagcTTTCAGTACGAGCAGCCCGACCATCCAGCATTCAAGCGGTTCGCGGTCAACAATCTATACCCGGTCCAACCATTAACCCCAGTGCCCTTCCCCGAGGCACTCATCCATCGAGGTGGCATGGGCTCCGCCCCGCAGATGGGGGGGAATATGATTAACAATATGGCCAGTCAAATGAATATATCTCCGCTGGAGATGGCCCAACGCATTGTGGGTTCGAATGGGAGTCCAGCTTCAGGTCAAGGTCAAGGTTCCAATTCCATGGGTTCAGATGGTCGCATGGGATTTCCTTCAGGATATGATTCATTTCAGGGACAGTCGG GAAACCAGATCAGCAATGGCCATGTACCATACCACAAATCGTCGAAGCTTGCGACACAGGAGACGCCACCACAGGACCCGCCCGCACAGGAGCCGCCGACCCAGAAGCCATCGAAAAATGTCTCGTCGACACAGGATCCAGCCAACATAGCCCCAGTGCTGGAGAAGATTCTGCAGCGTTTGGAGACCATGCAGAAGGGCAAATGTGGCAATGAGACCGTTGCTGAAGAGGACTTTAAAGACCTGCCCTGTTGCTTTACCGATCCGGCGGATG GTACACCCTGCGACATAAGTGGTTCTTGGGAGTCCCTGGTGCTGGGCGTGCGGATCAATATCCGTactccaaaaaacaaaaagttgttCGCTACCACGGAAGAGAAGAAGCAAACTTGTATTAATCCCAAGCATGGGAAATCTCGGCGACAGTGCGTGAAGATTAACCAATCCCAGCTGAAGGAGAAGGCTGATACGAAGAAAGAAGAACTCTTACATTCCGGCTTGATGATCAATGTCAGCGTTCAGGAAACAGTGCCGCCACGAGCCCATGTTCTCCTCGAGAACATCACGGACTGGGATTTCTCGGGGCATGCCCTAAGGACAATGGGGGGACCCGTGTCGCTGTCATTCCGCAAGCAAAAATCCAATCTGGTGGGCAACTTTGTTGGCTACTGTCGCACCTGCGGTTGCGTGGATACCATATTCGGATCGTGGACCttctgccagccatccagagaTTGCCAGGACATCACCATGTCCATTGTGGACAGGCGGGATCTATTGAGGCGCTACAGCTTGGACGAGAAGCGAATGAATCGCTACAAAGAACAGCTCTATCTGGGCAGCAAGTTTGCCCAAAAGGAAAGAGAGCGCATGGAAGCCGAAATAGGGAATTATGAAAAGCCCACCCCACCGCCTCAACTGCAGCAGGGTGATCTCCCCTGTGGCTATCTGTAG